A stretch of the Nitratifractor salsuginis DSM 16511 genome encodes the following:
- the rnc gene encoding ribonuclease III: MENYHELERRLGYEFKNPQLIVEALTHKSYKKPYNNERLEFLGDAVLDLIVGEFLFHKFPQSDEGVLSKIRASLVNESGFATLARAIDLGRYIYLSPAEENNQGRSKPSLLSNAFEAVIGAIYLEAGLENARSIVVRLLDETYPRIDLDTLCKDYKTALQELTQATHGVTPDYEMIGSSGPDHRKEFEVAVKLDGETIASAKGRSKKAAQQKAAEIALQKLRKERG; the protein is encoded by the coding sequence ATGGAAAATTATCACGAATTGGAACGACGCCTGGGCTATGAGTTCAAGAACCCTCAGCTCATAGTCGAGGCGCTGACCCACAAGAGTTACAAAAAGCCCTACAACAACGAGCGCCTGGAGTTTCTGGGCGACGCGGTGCTGGATTTGATCGTGGGGGAGTTTCTCTTCCACAAATTCCCCCAAAGTGACGAGGGGGTCCTCTCCAAGATCCGGGCTTCCCTGGTCAACGAGAGCGGCTTCGCCACCCTGGCGCGGGCCATCGACCTGGGGCGCTACATCTACCTCTCTCCGGCGGAGGAGAACAACCAGGGCCGCAGCAAACCCTCCCTGCTTTCCAACGCCTTCGAAGCGGTCATCGGGGCGATCTACCTGGAGGCGGGACTGGAGAATGCCCGCTCCATCGTCGTCAGACTGCTGGACGAGACCTACCCCCGTATCGATCTGGATACCCTCTGCAAAGATTACAAGACGGCGCTGCAGGAGCTGACCCAGGCGACCCACGGCGTGACGCCCGACTATGAGATGATCGGCTCCAGTGGGCCCGACCACCGCAAAGAGTTTGAAGTGGCGGTGAAGCTGGATGGCGAAACCATCGCCTCGGCCAAGGGGCGCAGCAAAAAGGCGGCCCAGCAGAAAGCCGCCGAGATCGCCCTGCAGAAACTGCGTAAGGAGCGGGGATGA
- the rnhA gene encoding ribonuclease HI translates to MKTVTLYSDGSSLGNPGPGGYAGILEYRGKRKEYVGGEAMTTNNRMELRAVIEGLKLLKEPCNVEVVTDSSYVAKAINEWLPGWIARGFKKVKNPDLWQEYLEVSKPHRVHATWVRGHNGHPENERCDELARSEAERQKANARQTKG, encoded by the coding sequence CTGAAAACCGTGACACTCTACTCTGACGGCTCCAGCCTGGGCAATCCGGGCCCCGGCGGCTACGCCGGGATCCTGGAGTACCGGGGCAAACGCAAAGAGTACGTCGGCGGCGAAGCGATGACCACCAACAACCGGATGGAACTCCGGGCGGTCATCGAGGGGCTCAAGCTCCTCAAAGAGCCCTGCAACGTTGAAGTGGTCACCGACAGCAGCTATGTGGCCAAGGCGATCAACGAGTGGCTGCCGGGCTGGATCGCCCGCGGCTTCAAAAAGGTCAAAAACCCCGACCTCTGGCAGGAGTACCTCGAAGTTTCCAAACCCCATCGGGTCCACGCCACCTGGGTGCGGGGGCACAACGGCCATCCCGAGAACGAGCGCTGCGACGAATTGGCCCGCAGCGAAGCCGAACGGCAAAAAGCGAATGCACGTCAAACGAAAGGATAG
- a CDS encoding tetratricopeptide repeat protein: MNGFLPSYHDPVFSIILIVLIAIAVAMVAQAWSLYRRERLQKSLYSFLDKFDSASCSLEEEEVPFEEGMAKPLLLLAKAFEQSGNYSKAISICLYLIRHTKDDELLIYLGSVYLRAGFYQRAEEIFLEIIARHPRRSDVLTRLEYIYESLRDFDKAQEALEALAAQGVETGEMEEHLRFLQIRHDPQRLPAQKAEALEALLEEEPRLYRPVLSELFRLDTDRAWKHCSSERLPEILDLLWFLPPAQLRLDIIASEPALQALYYARGDLEEAPQQPTGIFAVDMLAAARRSGYVEGDLSFGYLCRECKQSFPVSFVRCPSCLALNTLKVEEHLVQQQPENRDTLL; this comes from the coding sequence GTGAACGGATTTCTTCCCAGTTACCACGATCCCGTCTTCAGTATCATTCTCATTGTGCTCATCGCCATTGCCGTGGCGATGGTGGCCCAAGCCTGGAGCCTCTATCGGCGGGAGCGGCTGCAAAAGAGTCTCTACTCCTTTCTGGACAAGTTCGACAGTGCCAGCTGCAGCCTCGAAGAGGAGGAGGTCCCGTTTGAAGAGGGGATGGCCAAGCCGCTGCTCCTTCTGGCCAAAGCCTTCGAGCAGAGCGGCAACTATTCCAAGGCGATCAGCATCTGCCTCTACCTGATCCGCCATACCAAAGACGACGAGCTGCTGATCTATCTCGGCAGCGTCTATCTGCGGGCCGGGTTCTATCAGCGGGCGGAGGAGATCTTTCTGGAGATCATCGCCCGGCATCCGAGGCGCAGCGATGTGTTGACGCGGCTGGAGTACATCTATGAATCCCTGCGGGACTTCGACAAGGCACAAGAAGCCCTGGAAGCCCTCGCCGCCCAGGGGGTGGAGACCGGGGAGATGGAAGAGCACCTGCGCTTTCTGCAGATTCGTCACGACCCCCAGAGGCTCCCCGCTCAGAAAGCCGAAGCACTGGAGGCGTTGCTGGAGGAGGAACCGAGGCTCTACCGGCCGGTGCTCTCGGAGCTTTTCCGGCTCGATACGGACCGGGCCTGGAAGCATTGCTCTTCGGAGCGGCTGCCCGAGATCCTCGATCTGCTCTGGTTCCTCCCCCCGGCGCAGCTTCGATTGGATATAATTGCCTCCGAACCTGCCCTGCAGGCGCTCTATTACGCCCGGGGCGACCTGGAGGAGGCTCCGCAGCAGCCGACGGGGATTTTCGCCGTGGATATGCTCGCGGCCGCCCGGCGCAGCGGCTACGTGGAGGGGGATCTGAGCTTCGGATATCTCTGCCGGGAGTGCAAGCAGAGCTTCCCGGTCTCCTTCGTCCGCTGCCCCTCCTGCCTGGCGCTCAATACCCTGAAAGTCGAGGAACACCTTGTCCAGCAACAGCCTGAAAACCGTGACACTCTACTCTGA
- the dnaG gene encoding DNA primase, translating to MIDPSSIEALKQSIDIVDVIGNYLELKKAGANYKCNCPFHGEKTPSFNVNPQRQIYHCFGCGVGGDAIKFVMEYEKLSYPEAIEKIAAMYNFSLRYTQGKGQYGEAKRVLELMQQFYTSQLDHQPQALEYLRSRGVTQSSIEDFGIGYVPGGEEVMAFLRSRSIPLPLAAEAGIVAQGERGEFYARLNRRVTFPIYSPAGALVGFGGRTLGDHPAKYINSPQTRLFNKSRLLYGYHRAKEHIYHQKELIVCEGYLDVIMLHQAGFRTAVATLGTALTAEHLPLLRKGEPAITLAYDGDSAGVAAALKAARLLAPHGFEGSVVLFPGGQDPADMVHQGDLQGLKKLLGSGTPLIPFVLEKIAAAHDLNNPREKERAFGEARSFLETLSPIIRESYIPQAATLLGVHAALFTPGRNRNRRQEEFGTSTRSKEDPAWQAILRTLLENERLIDEVLDLIDPRMAGEYQEAFQALIQGEREHPRLRGIAIAEEVHPLDEEAFWRTLRAQMERFYRLKLQEITRNPRLPYQEKSYWIRKIKTDILPRLKKGELVPYASDFTL from the coding sequence ATGATTGATCCCTCCTCTATTGAAGCCCTCAAACAGTCCATCGACATCGTCGATGTCATCGGCAACTATCTCGAACTCAAAAAGGCCGGGGCCAACTACAAGTGCAACTGCCCCTTCCACGGCGAGAAGACCCCCAGCTTCAACGTCAACCCCCAGCGGCAGATTTACCACTGCTTCGGCTGCGGCGTGGGGGGAGACGCCATCAAGTTCGTGATGGAGTACGAAAAGCTCAGCTACCCCGAGGCGATCGAAAAGATCGCGGCGATGTACAACTTTTCCCTCCGATACACCCAGGGCAAAGGGCAATACGGCGAAGCCAAGCGTGTGCTGGAGCTGATGCAGCAGTTCTACACTTCCCAGCTCGACCACCAGCCCCAGGCCCTGGAGTATCTGCGCTCCCGGGGTGTGACCCAATCCTCCATCGAGGATTTCGGCATCGGCTATGTCCCCGGCGGGGAGGAGGTGATGGCCTTTTTGCGTTCCCGGAGCATCCCCCTGCCTCTGGCGGCGGAGGCGGGCATCGTCGCCCAGGGGGAGCGCGGCGAATTCTACGCCCGGCTCAATCGGCGGGTCACCTTCCCCATCTACTCTCCCGCCGGGGCGCTGGTGGGCTTCGGCGGCCGTACCCTGGGAGACCACCCTGCCAAATACATCAACTCCCCCCAGACCCGGCTCTTCAACAAATCCCGCCTCCTCTACGGCTACCACCGGGCCAAGGAGCACATCTACCACCAAAAAGAGCTCATCGTCTGCGAAGGGTATCTCGATGTGATTATGCTCCACCAGGCGGGCTTCCGTACCGCCGTCGCCACCCTGGGAACCGCCCTGACCGCCGAACACCTGCCTCTGCTGCGCAAAGGCGAGCCCGCCATCACCCTGGCCTACGACGGCGACAGCGCCGGGGTCGCCGCGGCCCTCAAAGCGGCCCGGCTCCTGGCCCCCCACGGTTTCGAAGGCTCGGTGGTTCTCTTCCCCGGCGGGCAGGACCCGGCCGATATGGTCCATCAGGGGGATCTGCAGGGGCTCAAAAAGCTCCTGGGCAGCGGCACACCCCTGATTCCTTTCGTGCTGGAGAAGATCGCCGCCGCCCACGACCTGAACAATCCCAGGGAAAAGGAACGGGCCTTCGGTGAAGCCAGGAGCTTCCTGGAGACCCTCAGCCCCATCATCCGCGAGAGTTACATCCCCCAGGCCGCTACCCTGCTGGGGGTCCACGCCGCCCTCTTTACCCCCGGGCGCAACCGCAACCGCCGCCAGGAGGAGTTCGGCACGTCTACCCGGAGCAAGGAGGATCCCGCCTGGCAGGCGATTCTGCGCACCCTGCTGGAGAACGAGCGGCTCATCGACGAAGTGCTGGACCTCATCGACCCGAGAATGGCGGGGGAGTATCAAGAGGCTTTCCAGGCACTGATCCAGGGGGAGCGGGAACACCCCCGCCTGCGGGGAATCGCCATCGCCGAAGAGGTCCATCCCCTGGACGAAGAGGCCTTTTGGCGGACCCTGCGGGCCCAGATGGAGCGTTTCTACCGTCTCAAACTCCAGGAGATCACCCGCAATCCCCGGCTTCCCTATCAGGAAAAGAGCTACTGGATTCGCAAAATCAAAACCGATATACTTCCCCGACTGAAAAAAGGAGAACTTGTCCCTTATGCGAGCGATTTCACTCTTTAG
- a CDS encoding argininosuccinate synthase domain-containing protein: protein MRAISLFSGGLDSMLAVKLMTEQGIDVTALYVHIGFGSTGDVSEQLKRRAELAGADFRMVDVREDYIQNILFDPVYGYGKNFNPCIDCHGYMFKIARALMPEEGASFLVTGEVVGQRPMSQRPDALRQVSKLAGDNEDKLILRPLSAKLLPPTKPELEGWVDREKLLDINGRSRERQLAMAAAYGWEDYESPGGGCLLTDPAFSQKLRDFIAHEEFGVEDIDLLKYGRHFRLPDGAKLVVGRHKEDNEALLKVVNPDYIPVRLPVAGPYSLLYHGATQADRELAARIALTYGKSLPGERYEVKVGDEIYEVEPFTSKAEAQKYFVLKL from the coding sequence ATGCGAGCGATTTCACTCTTTAGCGGCGGCCTGGACAGTATGCTGGCCGTCAAACTGATGACCGAACAGGGCATCGACGTCACCGCCCTCTATGTCCACATCGGCTTTGGCAGCACCGGCGACGTGAGCGAGCAGCTCAAACGGCGGGCCGAGCTGGCCGGCGCCGATTTTCGGATGGTGGATGTACGGGAGGATTACATCCAGAACATTCTCTTCGACCCCGTTTACGGCTACGGCAAAAACTTCAACCCCTGCATCGACTGCCACGGCTATATGTTCAAGATCGCCCGGGCCCTGATGCCCGAAGAGGGGGCCTCGTTTCTGGTCACCGGCGAAGTGGTAGGCCAGCGCCCCATGAGCCAGCGCCCCGATGCCCTGAGACAGGTGAGCAAGCTGGCCGGGGACAATGAGGACAAGCTGATCCTCCGCCCCCTCTCGGCCAAGCTCCTGCCCCCCACCAAGCCCGAGCTGGAGGGCTGGGTCGACCGGGAGAAACTCCTAGATATCAACGGCCGGAGCCGGGAACGCCAGCTGGCGATGGCGGCGGCCTACGGATGGGAAGACTACGAGAGCCCCGGCGGAGGCTGCCTGCTTACCGATCCCGCCTTCAGCCAAAAGCTGCGGGACTTCATCGCCCACGAAGAGTTCGGTGTCGAGGATATCGATCTGCTCAAATACGGCCGCCATTTCCGCCTGCCTGACGGAGCCAAACTGGTGGTAGGCCGCCACAAAGAGGACAACGAAGCCCTGCTCAAGGTCGTCAATCCCGACTACATCCCGGTCCGCCTGCCGGTAGCGGGCCCCTACTCCCTCCTCTACCACGGCGCCACCCAAGCCGACCGGGAGCTGGCCGCCCGCATCGCCCTCACCTACGGCAAAAGCCTGCCGGGAGAGCGCTATGAAGTGAAAGTGGGTGACGAAATTTATGAGGTCGAACCCTTCACGAGCAAAGCAGAAGCCCAAAAATATTTCGTCCTCAAACTCTGA
- a CDS encoding L,D-transpeptidase family protein — MSKIVIGLTAALALWLGGCGAPTGKPGGRYSAKDCKPIPFRPDRAADKVVIKQREHKVYVYHNGKVIKVFRSSLGKNTMSRGPKVQQGDFCTPVGHYRIVDKRCHALKYRAMTISYPNTEDLARAKKLGVKPGDYITFHGQPYWNRDGHGDEYTLKHDWTNGCIALTNKDLDWLWSAVKVGTPIIIER; from the coding sequence ATGAGTAAAATCGTTATAGGCTTGACAGCAGCATTGGCTTTGTGGCTGGGGGGATGCGGCGCCCCAACCGGCAAACCCGGAGGGCGATACAGTGCCAAGGATTGCAAGCCGATTCCTTTCCGACCCGATCGGGCCGCCGACAAGGTGGTCATCAAACAGCGGGAGCACAAGGTCTATGTCTATCACAACGGCAAAGTGATCAAGGTTTTCCGCAGCTCTCTGGGGAAAAACACTATGAGCAGGGGCCCCAAGGTGCAGCAGGGAGACTTCTGTACGCCTGTGGGCCATTACCGCATCGTCGACAAGCGCTGCCACGCTCTGAAATACCGCGCGATGACCATCTCCTATCCCAACACCGAGGATCTTGCCCGCGCCAAAAAGCTCGGGGTCAAACCCGGGGATTACATCACCTTCCACGGCCAGCCCTATTGGAACCGTGACGGCCACGGTGACGAATACACCCTCAAACACGACTGGACCAACGGCTGCATCGCCCTGACCAACAAAGACCTCGACTGGCTCTGGAGCGCCGTCAAGGTCGGCACCCCCATCATCATCGAGCGATGA